TAAAATCAAACCTACAAATAAATGTTAATCAGTAGGAAATTTACATTTCGAAAAATCTCTTTGATTTGTAGTCATTTGTTCGACGAAGGACTGGATGTTGACGACTGGACAGCGACGGCTACGGCGACGGCGATGGCGATGGCGATGGCGATGGCAAAGGCAACGGCGAGGTTGAATCGCGGTTTAATTTTGCAGAAGAGAGAAGATGAGAAGAGGAGAAGAACGCGGTTTCTTGttcaaatgaattgaatttgcCAATGACGTACTTTTGgttgtgcaatgaccattatacccctgccttgttattgtgaagtaaatttgtgatagagggaactaatttctcctttaaattcgaaaattacatgtattaatactagcccttgattttcttgatcttgtggctgtgatttgttctctagttatgtagttaatgggcacttgccctatatcactactctctctctctctctttctctctctctatatatatataggtatttaGTTGAGCACTACTTTCCATAAATagaaatactcatatttttatggtactgacgaaaaaggaaaatgctaaaatctttatgggacggatggagtagatttttttatttaattgcttATTGCATTTTGGCATTGTTCTCTTacaaataatactccctcagtcccaacTACATTGAGACAATTCTTTTGGACATGgggattaagaaattgtgtgaaataagttaaataaagataaactaaaatagaataaagaataaagtaggagagataagagaaagtaaagtaaaagaagaaataaagtaagagtgattaaatattttgattttagcCAAAacaagaaatgactcaacttggTTGAGACAtacattactaaaaatgaatacgactcaacttagccAAAACAAAGAAACAATAGTATTTTTGCTATAATTATAACTTGCTTATGTGAACCTGTGCTGCATATTTACACCTTAAAAATCGCCACAAGTATTTGTTGTCGTCGGTGGGGAAGctttattttttaagttttatttacataatttattattgttttttacaaaaaataaaaatgattttttcttctttttattttttttagttttagttttttctCTCAACAGAATACCGTTATCTATTTTCGTTTTGCAGACATCTCTATTTCAGCAagatatgatattttatgtggTCAGCGCTTTATCAATGGTAATCAACGATTAACTATAGCTAAAACCACTACTTGTGGGATCTCTACTACTAGTACACCTCTGGACACACTTTCTCTAGGTGTTTATCCTAGAGTTGTTCTCACTTCAGGTAGAAAGGTGTGATCATGTGAGCCATCCCTTTCTTGCATTCCATATTCTAGTGTTacccctccgtcccaaggaaaaTAATCCCTTCCTTGAGCGGCATGAGATttcatataattttattttgtgttaagtggagagaataaaatgagaaaatgaataaaatagaaataaatatatttttatttttagtaatgagtcaccATAATTGGaacaaatcaaaaataaaaattggtcaTCACTGGAATGAATTTTGCTTGCTAAGTTTAGTTTATGCACTGATTCCAAAGGTATGCCTAAATTTGATccttttgacaaaaaaaaatcaaactaaagTTTTGAGTTAGAGAGACTTTATAGTAGGAGTTTGGATCCCTGTTGTGCATTCAGATGGATGCTGTTACAACATTAATACTTATCAATATATTAGTAGTGTGTATGTAACAACATCCCCTCTTATGGTTGAATGCACAGCAGGGGACCCAAACCGTTGGAGAATACACAACAGGGGATCCAAACCGTCCGGATAGGTCTCGAACTGAGGTTAGGCAAAATCCAATATTTGAACATTTAGTAGTTCCGAGTCAAGTGAATCAATATCAGAGTCCAAATTGGACTGTTGGACTTTTCTTTAGTTAAactatatactagtatttgttCTGTAATCTGAAGTACAGCGTTTAGAAGTAAATCAATTCATGCCATTGTACCTTTGTACATAGATGAACAGTTTGACTGTTTGAGGGAGTCAGTTGAACATTACGCAATTGTAAGGACACGGCTTATACAATTTCACTCACTCTCACCCTATAGACCCTACCTACCCTCTTCCAGCTTCTTCTCAAAATGAAGCTGAAAgcaggaaatgaatacatcacCAGAAGTTCTTACTTATGAATAGAAGCCAATAAAAAATTGCAGAATTCTGGTCTTTGGAAGCCTTGTGACACCACCTCAACAGCAAAAATCATGATAACCGCATTAGGACTACACAGTAAATGTAAGCTTATCTTCCATGGAATGTCAAgacaccccccccccccccctcccaaTTATCATCATATCCTAAATGGCTGGTTCCCATCTCTGGATCTCTCAAGCTTCAATCTCTTTGTTTTCAATCTTTTGTCTGCAATTTCTTGGAACAAATTTGGTCCATCAAAGCTAACAGCAGGAAGCCttatcttctttctctttccTCTGTCATACTCCTCATCCCTGTCAATGAGGGATGTTGCAACCATTACATAAGTGTGCTTAAGAACTGAATAAACTTCATCTTCCATGGGAAGATGCTAAAATGGTTGTCATATCTATAAGGATAAATTATTGTATTGAAGCGATGGGCAGGCTTAAACAAGATTTTCAAGATGATCTAACAGTTGAGCTTTCGTCTACAAAAGCTTTCGGTAAGTGTGAGATTGCTTACCACTCATTCCCAATACAACCGATCTGCGCAGTCCCAGGTGCTCTTGTTTTAGATTTAGTATATAGTGCAGCACCATTATCTTTCCAGCGACCAACTGCAATCAGGCACACAGACttaagaaaataaatgaaaataaatgaaaattattgTTAGTTcgtaaaaaatcacaaaaactgGTCATTACCGGTTGTCTCATCTAAGCCCCTGGTAAGCATGTTCATGATATCATTTTGCCTCAATTCTCTTTGGTGCTCTTGAGATATCCCAGTTCCTTGAGCAGTAGAGTGCCTTGTATCAAGCTGCTTTCCAGCAGAAACTGTGGATTCATCGACAAGAATTCTCTCTCTGAAGTCCTTATCAGTAGCAGCACCTAATATGCTACTATCACTAATAGTGTTTTGTATGCTTGGGTTGTGGTTTTGCCCATCTGAAACACGTTTGCCTTTCTTTTTACGAGAGCAGGTTGATTGGTCAACAGCAGGAGGAATTGCTTCTACAGACGCAGGTTGCCCCACCTTTGATGGTAAGGCTTTCTCAATCAAAATAACCTTCAGACCAGGAGACTTCTTCAGCATAGAACTATGCGTTTTCTTCAGTTTCTTCTtgtgctttttaatttttaagcaGAGGCCCACACCTAATACAATGTTAGAGCTGAGTGATGCAGCAACTGCCTGATACTTCATGAGCTTCCATTTTACTTTAAGATCCTGGCTTTTCTTCTTTGTTATCCTGAGTCTGACAGGCTCTGTGGTGGCTGAAGGTAAGTTTGATAACTTGGATTGCACATCCATTCTTTGCCCATTTGCAACAGTTACATCAGTAGTTGGACCAACAGCCTTCATGGTGGAAGCTTCAATGCAAGAGGAGACAGGCTCTGTGGTGGCTGCGGGTGAATTTGATAAGTTGGACTGCTCATCCAGTCTTCGCCCATTTTCAACAGTTGCATCAGTATTTGGACCAACAGCCTTCATGGTGGAAGCTTCAATGCAATAAGAGACAGGCTCAGTGGTGGCTGCAGGTAAGTTTGATACCTTGGAATGCACATCCAGTCTTTGCCCATTTTCAACAGTTATATCAGTATTTGGGCCTACAGCCTTCATGGAGGAAGCATCAATGCAAGAGGAGACAGGTGCCCGCCCATCACAAATGTTTTTCTCTGGTTCGTCAATTGCTCCCACGGGCAAACTTTTGGTGCTAGCATTCTGAGTGGATGAAAGATGAAAAGAAGCAATGAGAGAAAgcaaaaatgcaaaaaataacagtatttatttaaaataatgccATTAACCTAACAGACTATATACGAGCAAAATACCGTTTCAGAAATGGGGGCATCCATTTTGCATTGATCTCCAGATAATCTGCTGAGCACAGCGCTGTCCGGTGCCTTCTGAGCTGATTCGCTAGGTTTTACCTTGTCGTTATCCTTGCAGCCTGACGGCATGGCAACAGATAATACAATAGAACTTGTACTATGCTCTTCTACAATACTCAAGATGTTGTGACAGGTTGCAACATAACCTCCACTTGAAGCACCACCAGAACCATTAACGCTTGAATTTAATTTCATTGGAGAATCTTCCTTCAGCTGAGACTGTGTTGGTGGCTTCATTGATGCACACTTGGCATTTATCGCAAGGTCTAAAGGCTCCACTGTCAACTTGCCATTAGGTAGATCTGTCGCTGGTGCTATCCTCCCGGATAAAGCTGAAGAGCCATTTAACTCTCTCTCATTTGAGCCAATTTGGATTTTCTCTTTCAATTCCATGTTCAAATTTGAATATGCTACATTTCCAATAGCATTCATCACCATGTTATCTTTATCTTGCTGAAAGGTATTAACATGATTCTCTGTACCAACGTCTTTCCTATCACGAACATAGAAAAGCATATAGGCCTTCTGTTCCAGAACTTTCCTCTCATTAACTTGGACAACCTATTAAATGTCAAAATGATGGAACCCGGAATTAAGTCTCAACTCACAACTAAAATAAGTTTGCAAATAGAAATGGAAGAGGTTTGTATCTGAAGTTCTGAACCATATTACAGCAGAGGGGCACAGGCATTTTAACTGAAGAACTTACTAGAATTACTAAAAATCCCCACATCAAAAGTAACAGCCATCTTCTCATACCTGATTGTCATCAAGGGAATACCACATGCCACTTGATGTGCGAACAAAGCAGTAATAATGGCCAGAATGAGTGCTCCAACCATAATGAACAAGAACTCCATAAAGAGTGTATTTTAGATCCCCATCCTGAAGTtgttacataaaaaaaacataatatcaGAATGCATGCACATAGGCCAGGATGTCCAGGGTGGCAAGTTACACCAGTGGTAATCTCAAAAGAACTGTTTTAAAAAGATTTGCCCTTGATTACAAATCTTGTAAGAAAATATGACGAAAATAACAAATTGAAGGCATTTAATAGAGAACAAACATAATTGGGGAGGGGGGAGGTGAGGGAAAACAAGCTCATTATAACTTAACTCGGACAGCAATGAATAAACAGCTATATAGAACTGAGGCTCTACAAGGAAGAAAAGACCCAAACAGGAGGATGAGCAGGAACATGGTAGTAGGAGCAATAGATGAACAAAAAGATTAAGATATCAAATTGGCCGAGaacatcataaaaaaaataagagtagAACTTACATAGGGGTCAGAGACGAAAGGTTTCAAGTCCAAGGTAGGTTCAAAAGCAACTCTTTTATCAACTTTTTGGCCAGGAGCATATGAACTAAAACGCTTCAGGTGAACAGCAAGTACTAGGGGTGCCTTTTGAACTGTTAGTTGCTTGGAAGCCTTTACTTTCTCCTTACATTGATCACACAGATATTCCCTAGCACCTCCATCTAACAGTTCTCTGCTGGTGAAATGAGCAAGTGCTTTATGCAATGAGTCTGATTTATGTATTTCTAGACTTAGATCCAAGAATGGATCAAATTTGTTTGAGCAGTGGGAGCACTGCATGCATTTCACCTGGGAAATGACAAAGTATAATTAGCACAGAAGCAAAACAAAAAAAGACTGAGAGCCTCAACTTCAGTACAACAAGAAAataatgcatcagccacaaAAGTACCTGACTACGCAATTGACCACCAAATATCTTGTGGACTAAGCTTTTCTCATAAGCACTAGGAGATTCACTTGGCACTCCAGATGGTAAGCAGCACCTGTGCATTGATTCAAGCAAATTCACCATATACTCATGGGCATCTTCTTGCCTGGCATTTCGAAAACTCCGAGATATGCCTAATATTTTGATTAAGGACTCAAACTTAAGAAGGAAAGAGGCAACAATGTGTATGGTTATGTGATGCTAGGAGACTCTAAACGACTACTTTCACATTAAATACTTTAAGAATATGAAATGAGCAGCATCATCAGTAGGACCTGGCAAaagtttttaaaaatgatatgcCTATACATGTATGCTAGATTATAGGGTCATGCCCTTATTGGAGTAGGCTAACAGAGGGAGATAAGTTGTAGTACAGTAGAGCAAAGAAGCAAACATATGTGCTTAACTTGGATCAGTAACAGAGAAAAGCCAGTACAGCATCCTTCAAGGTCAAAAGCAAATTAAACAATCAATGAATTTTCATTAGATAAGTTTTAGAATAATAGTAATAACATTGGTAAGCATATAATTAGTGAATAGAGAATTTACGGAGACGGGATAGATTCATAGCAAGGGTTGGTAGAGTGATTGCAACTTTCAATCTGAATCGAATGCAATGCAAAGCACATCTCATTGATAGGATACATCTTAAGTTCGAAACAAGATCCTTGGGCTCTAGAATTCTCCCACTTGACTGCAGAGCTCGGCTAACATGTTTCTGGATAGCACACAACGCACAAAACCCCGCAGTACAACCTTCATAAATTATAGGTCAGAATAAACAAATACGAGTATTAGAAAATGAGTTACAAAAAATATCTGCCCGGTCATTTTTTTCAGATAGGAAACTAATGTGATAGATCAATTGATAAAATGAGGAAGACTCACAAGAATTTTGATGCTTCCCACTTTGAAGATAGGCGGCTAATGGTGCAGTATAGGTCAGACATTGCAGTACTGAATTAAGGAAACAAGTGTTTCCGAGGTTACGCAAACCTGCACCCTGAAATTGAAGTTTGAGCCTTTTACATGCTATGTGAATCCATAAAGAAGAATTCAAAACTGTAGATCACAATAGATAGGACTCAAAGTGCAGTAAAGAACAAAACCCCTAACAGCCTCATCAATAGACAAGTGAAACTAGGTAGGTGAAGCAGGGACCTAGTtccttttattaatttttggaaTTAAGCTCCTCCTTTAGGAACTTAATTTTGATCAGTCAAGTTTAGGAGAATTTTTAATCAGAGCTGGTAGGAGCATTACTACAGATGTCAAGGGATAACATTTGAAAGTCATCACAAATTTAAAGAAGCAAAATGGGAGCCCATGATATAAGTGCATTAGGGTCGGCATTGTCCCACTCCCTGCAAAGTGAAGCCGGTAGGAGCATTCCTACGCATGACTGCTGGTCTGTTACATTACAGGAAGAATCCATTTTAAAGTAACCTTTGAAGCATTGCTCATTTTATACTTTCAGCATTGATGTGAAGATAAAATGCattcttaaaagaaaataaccAGAAGCAGACACAAGCATGGTGTGCTGGGAGGAAAAGATGCAGAAGATTCCATGCAACACTGAAAAGATAAATTCAGGGCAAACTTAGCATAATGGTGACATGTACAATTTCCTTTCTCCAATTGGTACCAAATATGAACTTTCCATTTACGTGAAACAAGAACTATGCAATTAGGTTTCTATCTCAGAGCACCCACAACGCGGGCCGCCCGCGTTCCGCGTTTCGTGCCGGCGGAACGGAACCGGCGCGCGACGCGCTGCGGAGGTGCGTTCCGTCTCCGTGTCGTTC
This sequence is a window from Salvia splendens isolate huo1 chromosome 5, SspV2, whole genome shotgun sequence. Protein-coding genes within it:
- the LOC121805176 gene encoding ubiquitin carboxyl-terminal hydrolase 23-like; translated protein: MTATETMIRSNGAAPLEPESDSALFHRSIDFHQARKHYNGFGNESSSDFKLVTLNPTSGGLKPSGLEKITEKSSEISEAGLDPELSFEITFRRIGAGLRNLGNTCFLNSVLQCLTYTAPLAAYLQSGKHQNSCCTAGFCALCAIQKHVSRALQSSGRILEPKDLVSNLRCISRSFRNARQEDAHEYMVNLLESMHRCCLPSGVPSESPSAYEKSLVHKIFGGQLRSQVKCMQCSHCSNKFDPFLDLSLEIHKSDSLHKALAHFTSRELLDGGAREYLCDQCKEKVKASKQLTVQKAPLVLAVHLKRFSSYAPGQKVDKRVAFEPTLDLKPFVSDPYDGDLKYTLYGVLVHYGWSTHSGHYYCFVRTSSGMWYSLDDNQVVQVNERKVLEQKAYMLFYVRDRKDVGTENHVNTFQQDKDNMVMNAIGNVAYSNLNMELKEKIQIGSNERELNGSSALSGRIAPATDLPNGKLTVEPLDLAINAKCASMKPPTQSQLKEDSPMKLNSSVNGSGGASSGGYVATCHNILSIVEEHSTSSIVLSVAMPSGCKDNDKVKPSESAQKAPDSAVLSRLSGDQCKMDAPISETNASTKSLPVGAIDEPEKNICDGRAPVSSCIDASSMKAVGPNTDITVENGQRLDVHSKVSNLPAATTEPVSYCIEASTMKAVGPNTDATVENGRRLDEQSNLSNSPAATTEPVSSCIEASTMKAVGPTTDVTVANGQRMDVQSKLSNLPSATTEPVRLRITKKKSQDLKVKWKLMKYQAVAASLSSNIVLGVGLCLKIKKHKKKLKKTHSSMLKKSPGLKVILIEKALPSKVGQPASVEAIPPAVDQSTCSRKKKGKRVSDGQNHNPSIQNTISDSSILGAATDKDFRERILVDESTVSAGKQLDTRHSTAQGTGISQEHQRELRQNDIMNMLTRGLDETTVGRWKDNGAALYTKSKTRAPGTAQIGCIGNEWDEEYDRGKRKKIRLPAVSFDGPNLFQEIADKRLKTKRLKLERSRDGNQPFRI